The proteins below are encoded in one region of Corallococcus silvisoli:
- a CDS encoding YceI family protein has protein sequence MPLPLWTIDPAHSAVLFIARHMVVARVHGRFERVSGTLRVDPRTPTQGEVDVRVEAASIYTGNPERDAHLRSPEFLDAEAIPHLTFKASQSHPVGATGFQLQGELTLRRVTRPVLLEARYLSTTRDPWGQTRLLYSARTSLQRSDFGIQWNKALDNGGWLIGEKVDVELDIQATPAQG, from the coding sequence ATGCCCCTGCCTCTCTGGACCATCGATCCGGCGCATTCGGCCGTGCTCTTCATTGCCCGTCACATGGTGGTGGCCCGCGTCCACGGGCGCTTCGAGCGGGTGTCCGGCACCCTGCGGGTGGACCCGCGAACCCCCACGCAAGGTGAAGTGGACGTGCGGGTGGAGGCCGCCAGCATCTACACCGGAAATCCCGAGCGTGACGCGCACCTGCGCTCACCGGAGTTCCTGGACGCGGAGGCGATCCCGCACCTCACGTTCAAGGCCAGCCAGTCGCACCCGGTGGGGGCCACGGGCTTCCAGCTCCAGGGAGAGCTGACGCTGCGCCGGGTGACGCGGCCCGTGCTGCTGGAGGCGCGCTACCTGTCCACCACCCGGGACCCCTGGGGGCAGACGCGGCTGCTCTATTCGGCGCGCACGTCGCTCCAGCGCTCCGACTTCGGCATCCAGTGGAACAAGGCGCTCGACAACGGGGGCTGGCTCATTGGCGAGAAGGTGGACGTGGAGCTGGACATCCAGGCCACGCCCGCGCAGGGCTGA
- a CDS encoding SDR family NAD(P)-dependent oxidoreductase, translated as MKNSAVENLPPPSQDPALPPDIREEDVRRATALLNTLAEHRVLLRRIPEEDHHALLAAASRLIHPDKAAKARLANALKKERKDQQRANDRAVRSGTEIRMLRKAPVLTLPMLPPPPPQETPERLLEVPRKCYVCKAEFRKLHFFYDAMCVACGDLNYARRTQRADLTGQVALITGARVKIGFQASLMLLRSGARVIATTRFPQDAVQRYAREPDFTDWSHRLHVHGLDLRHAPSVELFARYIEQTHERLDILINNAAQTVRRPPGFYQHLLEGELRDLNTLPPQVRPLLSGHAACVAALRPALGSGDAGDAGTSLPVATWRSSDPALGIHSSAALSLLPYAMEQEGDTRALFPEGRLDADLQQVDLRTTNSWRLRLSEVRTAEMLEVHLVNAVAPFILCGKLKPLMLKDRSRPGHIVNVSAMEGSFSRWTKTDKHPHTNMAKAALNMMTLTSAPDYARDNLFMNAVDTGWVTDEDPALHAERKVQELDFQPPLDIVDGAARVVDPVITSVNTGECVWGNFFKDYRPTDW; from the coding sequence GTGAAGAACTCCGCCGTCGAGAACCTCCCACCGCCGTCACAGGACCCCGCCCTCCCCCCTGACATCCGCGAGGAGGACGTGCGCCGCGCCACGGCGCTGCTGAACACCCTGGCCGAACACCGCGTGCTGCTCCGCCGCATCCCGGAGGAGGACCACCACGCGCTCCTGGCCGCCGCGAGCCGGCTCATCCACCCGGACAAGGCCGCCAAGGCCCGGCTGGCGAACGCGCTCAAGAAGGAGCGCAAGGACCAGCAGCGCGCGAACGACCGCGCCGTGCGCTCCGGCACGGAGATCCGCATGCTGCGCAAGGCCCCCGTGCTCACGCTGCCCATGCTGCCGCCACCGCCGCCGCAGGAGACGCCGGAGCGGCTGCTGGAGGTGCCGCGCAAGTGCTACGTGTGCAAGGCGGAGTTCCGCAAGCTGCACTTCTTCTACGACGCGATGTGCGTCGCCTGCGGGGACCTGAACTACGCGCGGCGCACCCAGCGCGCGGACCTCACCGGCCAGGTGGCGCTCATCACCGGCGCGCGGGTGAAGATTGGCTTCCAGGCCTCGCTGATGCTGCTGCGCTCGGGCGCGCGGGTCATCGCCACCACGCGCTTCCCCCAGGATGCCGTGCAGCGCTACGCGCGCGAGCCGGACTTCACGGACTGGTCCCACCGCCTGCACGTGCACGGCCTGGACTTGAGACACGCGCCCAGCGTGGAGCTGTTCGCCCGCTACATCGAACAGACGCACGAGCGGCTGGACATCCTCATCAACAACGCGGCGCAGACGGTGCGCCGCCCGCCGGGCTTCTACCAGCACCTGCTGGAGGGCGAGCTGCGCGACCTGAACACGCTGCCCCCGCAGGTGCGCCCGCTGCTGTCGGGGCACGCGGCGTGCGTCGCGGCGCTCCGTCCCGCCCTGGGCTCGGGCGACGCGGGTGACGCGGGCACGTCCCTGCCCGTCGCCACGTGGCGCAGCAGCGACCCCGCGTTGGGCATCCACTCGTCCGCGGCGCTGTCGCTGCTCCCCTACGCGATGGAGCAGGAGGGCGACACGCGCGCGCTCTTCCCGGAAGGCCGGCTGGACGCGGACCTCCAGCAGGTGGACCTGCGGACCACCAACTCCTGGCGCCTGCGGCTGTCGGAGGTGCGCACCGCGGAGATGCTGGAGGTGCACCTGGTGAACGCGGTGGCGCCCTTCATCCTCTGCGGGAAGCTCAAGCCGCTGATGCTGAAGGACCGCTCGCGGCCGGGCCACATCGTCAACGTGTCCGCGATGGAGGGCAGCTTCTCGCGCTGGACCAAGACGGACAAGCACCCGCACACCAACATGGCCAAGGCCGCGCTGAACATGATGACGCTGACGTCCGCGCCGGACTACGCGCGGGACAACCTCTTCATGAACGCGGTGGACACCGGCTGGGTCACGGACGAGGACCCCGCCCTCCACGCCGAGCGCAAGGTGCAGGAGCTGGACTTCCAGCCCCCGCTGGACATCGTGGACGGGGCCGCGCGCGTCGTCGACCCCGTCATCACCTCCGTGAACACCGGCGAGTGCGTCTGGGGCAACTTCTTCAAGGACTACCGCCCCACCGACTGGTGA
- a CDS encoding YciI family protein: MRFIILPRPSTPEPTPAPADAPFDEAVFIAQMKYNEEMHQAGVLVASEGLSHASGGAHIVFKDGKSTVKDGPYTETKELIGGFYVLEVESKEEAIAWARRYPGGMGNDDVLEVRPLTGSEDLPPELLTLITKAAPTWSQTFNKKTS, translated from the coding sequence ATGCGATTCATCATCCTCCCCCGCCCGTCCACCCCGGAGCCCACGCCCGCTCCGGCCGACGCGCCCTTCGACGAGGCCGTCTTCATCGCGCAGATGAAATACAACGAGGAGATGCACCAGGCGGGCGTGCTGGTCGCATCCGAAGGGCTCAGCCACGCCTCGGGCGGCGCGCACATCGTCTTCAAGGACGGGAAGTCCACCGTGAAGGACGGCCCCTACACCGAGACGAAGGAGCTCATCGGCGGCTTCTATGTGCTGGAGGTCGAATCCAAGGAGGAGGCCATCGCGTGGGCCCGCCGCTACCCGGGCGGCATGGGCAACGACGATGTGCTGGAGGTCCGCCCCCTCACCGGGAGCGAGGACCTTCCTCCCGAACTGCTGACGCTCATCACGAAGGCGGCCCCCACCTGGAGCCAGACCTTCAACAAGAAGACGTCGTGA
- a CDS encoding prolyl hydroxylase family protein encodes MRILPHPDEALGTVNPLIITVEHLLSGEECGALIERIERAGPTAAPITTSRGFEMRPDIRNNSRVMFDDVALATTLFERILPHVPRRLEREWELCGANERLRCYRYEAGQYFAPHFDGAFVRSPDERSLLTFMVYLNDCPHGGATNFFASGHSVTPKAGAALLFNHHLLHEGAEVTAGLKYALRSDLMYRRMGA; translated from the coding sequence ATGCGCATCCTGCCCCATCCCGATGAGGCGCTCGGCACGGTCAACCCGCTCATCATCACCGTGGAGCACCTGCTCAGCGGCGAGGAATGCGGCGCGCTGATTGAGCGGATCGAGCGCGCGGGACCGACGGCGGCGCCCATCACCACGTCGAGGGGCTTCGAGATGCGGCCCGACATCCGGAACAACAGCCGGGTGATGTTCGACGACGTGGCGCTGGCGACGACATTGTTCGAACGCATCCTCCCCCACGTGCCGCGCCGCCTGGAGCGCGAGTGGGAGCTGTGCGGGGCGAACGAGCGGCTCCGCTGCTACCGCTATGAAGCAGGCCAGTACTTCGCGCCGCACTTCGACGGCGCCTTCGTGCGCAGCCCCGACGAGCGCAGCCTGCTGACCTTCATGGTCTACTTGAACGACTGCCCGCATGGAGGCGCGACGAACTTCTTCGCCTCCGGGCACTCCGTGACGCCGAAGGCAGGCGCCGCGCTGCTCTTCAATCACCACCTGCTCCACGAGGGCGCGGAGGTCACGGCGGGGCTCAAATACGCGCTTCGCTCCGACCTCATGTATCGGCGCATGGGCGCCTGA
- a CDS encoding regulatory protein RecX gives MDDPTDRDAERRREPRKPKPPRKVSPRYLENAALHYLKRYAATVSQLKRVLARRVDRSVKFHGGDRSEAMGWVDALAEKLIRNGLINDRTYAETRVHSLRASGRSARVITQKLRMKGVAPELVQEKLAEATQDVSEDAAALIWARKKRLGPFRRDPSTRADHRQKDLAALARAGFSFAIAKRIVDGTADDAPPRR, from the coding sequence ATGGATGATCCAACCGACAGGGACGCCGAGCGCCGCCGGGAGCCCCGCAAGCCGAAGCCGCCCCGGAAGGTGTCGCCGCGCTACCTGGAGAACGCCGCGCTGCACTACCTCAAGCGGTACGCGGCCACGGTGAGCCAGCTCAAGCGCGTGCTGGCGCGCAGGGTGGACCGGTCCGTGAAGTTCCATGGCGGCGACCGCTCGGAGGCGATGGGGTGGGTGGACGCGCTGGCGGAGAAGCTCATCCGCAACGGCCTCATCAACGACCGGACCTACGCGGAGACGCGCGTGCACTCGCTGCGCGCGTCGGGCCGCAGCGCGCGGGTCATCACCCAGAAGCTGCGGATGAAGGGCGTGGCGCCGGAGCTGGTGCAGGAGAAGCTGGCGGAGGCCACCCAGGACGTGTCCGAGGACGCCGCCGCCCTCATCTGGGCGCGCAAGAAGCGGCTGGGCCCCTTCCGGCGGGACCCCAGCACGCGCGCGGACCACCGCCAGAAGGACCTGGCGGCGCTCGCGCGCGCGGGCTTCTCCTTCGCCATCGCGAAGCGCATCGTCGACGGGACGGCGGACGACGCGCCGCCCCGCCGCTGA
- a CDS encoding acylase, producing MHGRAGRTRGGRLLPLTALLLATACEPRAATPATQAPEGPVASVKLGAGSLSATVRRTAHGIPHVLADDFAGLGYGYGYAFAQDNLCELADVLVTVNAERARYFGPDATYLSALGGNLNNLKSDFFYQSVLDDGTVDALLAKPPPLGPSQDARELVRGFAAGINRYLRDTGVDALPDARCRGAAWVRPITEHDLYLRYYQLSLFASSGFFLDALVDAKPPTLLPDGTLPLPLPVPATLDRDVFPRSESLGLGSNAFGLGSEATRNGKGMLLANPHFPWEGSERFYQAHLTVPGKLNVSGASLLGVPAILIGHNETLAWSHTVSTAYRFTPFELKLVPGFPTKYLYDGQVREMTTRTVTVRAREADGTLTSRQHTFYRTHLGPMMEYPSGLMTWNGLTGYAFHDANATNLRVLDTFFAMDRATSVEELRLAQNTWQGIPWVNTVAADAQGHASYADMGVVPHVTDDKLLRCVLSPIPLLVLQTAGLPVLDGSRSDCAVGTDADAVEPGIFGPGRLPRLTRADYVTNSNDSYWLPNPAQPLTGFPRILGGEKNVRSLRTRMGLKMVQGRLSGTDGLEGQRFTLEQLQAVTFNNRVLSGELLRDAAVALCRRTPFVLMPDLTFEDLRPACPVLAAWDLKGNLDSRGELLWRVFIFSVVGVTGGPYLVPFNANDPVNTPRTLNTLNPQVAQSLGTAIRTLRARGIALDATTGSVQGKRKNGVFHPIHGCSHEEGCFNQIGNQLLPDNTYEPVLGSSFVMAVSFTDAGPVAKSVLTYSQSTNAASPWFADQTALFSQKQWVDMRFTEAEIASDPALTVTRLQE from the coding sequence ATGCATGGACGTGCTGGAAGGACCCGGGGCGGCCGGCTGCTCCCGCTGACGGCGCTGCTGCTGGCCACCGCCTGTGAGCCGCGCGCCGCGACGCCCGCGACGCAGGCCCCGGAGGGCCCCGTGGCGTCGGTGAAGCTGGGCGCGGGCAGCCTCTCCGCCACCGTGCGGAGGACGGCGCACGGCATCCCCCACGTGCTGGCGGACGACTTCGCCGGCCTGGGTTACGGCTACGGCTACGCGTTCGCGCAGGACAACCTCTGCGAGCTGGCGGACGTGCTGGTGACGGTGAACGCGGAGCGCGCCCGCTACTTCGGGCCGGACGCCACGTACCTGTCGGCCCTGGGCGGCAACCTCAACAACCTGAAGAGCGACTTCTTCTACCAGTCCGTCCTGGACGACGGCACCGTGGACGCCCTGCTGGCGAAGCCCCCGCCCCTGGGCCCCTCCCAGGATGCGCGCGAGCTGGTGCGCGGCTTCGCGGCGGGCATCAACCGCTACCTGCGCGACACCGGCGTGGACGCGCTGCCGGACGCGCGCTGCCGGGGCGCCGCCTGGGTGCGGCCCATCACCGAGCACGACCTGTACCTGCGCTACTACCAGCTGAGCCTCTTCGCCAGCTCCGGCTTCTTCCTGGACGCGCTGGTGGACGCGAAGCCCCCCACCCTGCTGCCGGACGGCACGCTGCCCCTGCCGCTGCCCGTGCCCGCGACCCTGGACCGCGACGTCTTCCCGCGCTCCGAATCGCTGGGCCTGGGCAGCAACGCCTTCGGCCTGGGCAGTGAGGCCACTCGCAACGGCAAGGGCATGCTGCTGGCCAACCCGCACTTCCCCTGGGAGGGTTCGGAGCGCTTCTACCAGGCGCACCTCACCGTGCCGGGCAAGCTCAACGTCAGCGGCGCCAGCCTCCTGGGCGTGCCCGCCATCCTCATCGGGCACAACGAGACGCTGGCCTGGAGCCACACCGTCTCCACCGCGTACCGCTTCACCCCGTTCGAGCTGAAGCTCGTCCCGGGCTTCCCCACGAAGTACCTGTACGACGGACAGGTTCGGGAGATGACCACCCGCACGGTGACGGTGCGGGCGCGCGAAGCGGACGGCACGCTCACGTCCCGCCAGCACACGTTCTACCGCACGCACCTGGGCCCGATGATGGAGTACCCCTCCGGCCTGATGACCTGGAACGGGCTCACGGGCTACGCGTTCCATGACGCCAACGCCACCAACCTGCGCGTGCTGGACACCTTCTTCGCCATGGACCGCGCGACGAGCGTGGAGGAGCTGCGCCTGGCGCAGAACACTTGGCAGGGCATCCCGTGGGTGAACACTGTCGCCGCGGACGCCCAGGGCCACGCGTCCTACGCGGACATGGGCGTCGTGCCCCACGTCACCGACGACAAGCTCCTGCGCTGCGTGCTGTCTCCCATCCCGCTGCTCGTCCTCCAGACCGCGGGGCTGCCGGTGCTGGACGGCTCGCGCTCCGACTGCGCCGTGGGCACCGACGCGGACGCGGTGGAGCCGGGCATCTTCGGCCCGGGCCGCCTGCCGCGCCTGACGCGCGCCGACTACGTGACCAACTCCAACGACAGCTACTGGCTGCCCAACCCCGCCCAGCCCCTCACCGGCTTCCCGCGCATCCTGGGCGGGGAGAAGAACGTGCGCAGCCTGCGCACCCGCATGGGCCTGAAGATGGTGCAGGGCCGCCTGTCCGGCACCGACGGCCTGGAGGGCCAGCGCTTCACGCTGGAGCAGCTGCAGGCCGTGACGTTCAACAACCGCGTCCTGTCCGGAGAGCTGCTGCGCGACGCAGCGGTGGCGCTGTGCCGCCGCACGCCCTTCGTGCTGATGCCGGACCTCACCTTCGAGGACCTGCGCCCCGCCTGCCCCGTGCTGGCCGCGTGGGACCTGAAGGGCAACCTGGACAGCCGGGGCGAGCTGCTCTGGCGCGTGTTCATCTTCAGCGTGGTGGGCGTCACGGGCGGGCCGTACCTGGTCCCCTTCAACGCGAACGACCCCGTCAACACGCCCCGCACGCTCAACACCCTGAACCCGCAGGTGGCCCAGTCCCTGGGCACCGCCATCCGCACCCTGCGCGCCCGCGGCATCGCGCTGGACGCGACGACGGGCTCCGTGCAGGGCAAGCGCAAGAACGGCGTCTTCCATCCCATCCACGGCTGCAGCCATGAAGAGGGCTGCTTCAACCAGATTGGCAACCAGCTCCTGCCGGACAACACCTACGAGCCCGTCCTGGGCTCCAGCTTCGTCATGGCCGTGTCCTTCACCGACGCGGGCCCCGTGGCGAAGTCCGTCCTCACCTACTCCCAGTCCACCAACGCGGCCTCGCCCTGGTTCGCGGACCAGACGGCCCTGTTCTCCCAGAAGCAGTGGGTGGACATGCGCTTCACGGAGGCGGAGATCGCCAGCGACCCGGCGCTGACCGTCACGCGACTGCAGGAGTAG
- a CDS encoding YybH family protein encodes MKRMFAGALVVAALGATGCGGAKGSGPGAEVGTGMARQSLEDARAGLRAADQAMSDAAEKVGSAQAFAEFVADDAVLLVDGVYAQRGKEAIRAWLAAHPLEAEGKVRWTPVRWDVSADGTLGYSLGNASVESGGTSVRPTGRYITTWKRQPDGQWRVAAAVRNADKTPMTPPAGFTPSSTLPAAAPRALAPAAVLEEAKAADIAFSTQSIQEGMGKAFASYAAEDAVLLIGSAGIFGHGAIAKAYAPFTIDKVDLRWEPVLGDAAGSGDLAYTVGRAAYSEKSEQGPSAVDHIKYLTIWRRQADGQWRYVTDGGNASPGPQGP; translated from the coding sequence ATGAAACGGATGTTCGCGGGTGCGCTTGTCGTCGCGGCACTGGGAGCCACGGGGTGCGGTGGAGCGAAGGGCTCCGGGCCGGGCGCGGAGGTCGGTACGGGCATGGCGCGGCAGTCGTTGGAGGATGCGCGCGCGGGGCTGCGGGCCGCCGACCAGGCCATGTCCGACGCGGCGGAGAAGGTGGGCTCCGCGCAGGCGTTCGCGGAGTTCGTCGCGGACGACGCGGTGCTGCTGGTGGACGGCGTGTACGCCCAGCGGGGCAAGGAGGCCATCCGCGCGTGGCTCGCCGCGCACCCGCTGGAGGCCGAGGGCAAGGTGCGCTGGACGCCCGTGCGCTGGGACGTGAGCGCGGACGGGACGTTGGGCTACTCGCTGGGCAACGCGTCGGTGGAGTCAGGCGGCACGTCGGTGCGGCCCACCGGGCGCTACATCACCACGTGGAAGCGGCAGCCGGACGGGCAGTGGCGCGTGGCGGCGGCGGTGCGCAACGCGGACAAGACGCCGATGACGCCGCCCGCGGGCTTCACGCCCTCGTCCACGCTGCCGGCCGCGGCGCCTCGCGCGCTGGCGCCCGCCGCGGTGCTGGAAGAGGCGAAGGCCGCGGACATCGCCTTCTCCACCCAGTCCATCCAGGAGGGCATGGGCAAGGCCTTCGCCTCCTATGCCGCCGAGGACGCGGTGCTGCTCATCGGGTCCGCCGGCATCTTCGGCCACGGCGCCATCGCGAAGGCGTATGCGCCGTTCACCATCGACAAGGTCGACCTGCGCTGGGAGCCGGTGCTCGGGGACGCGGCCGGCTCCGGGGACCTCGCGTACACGGTGGGGCGTGCCGCCTACTCCGAGAAGAGCGAGCAGGGCCCGTCGGCGGTGGACCACATCAAGTACCTCACCATCTGGCGCCGGCAGGCGGATGGACAGTGGCGCTACGTCACCGACGGCGGCAACGCCAGCCCCGGCCCCCAGGGCCCGTGA
- a CDS encoding L-dopachrome tautomerase-related protein — MRWPARREGWALGAEVHTMTQGGRARPVFPVSTLTPNPAKEPPVPWFATSLVPMVAVLAGVAGGPAHAQPDATDPGTAPAGSVEVLARMEGPGPSGIAVTPEGRVFVGFPRHADDHASATLAELKDGRLVPYPSEAMSLPSDAPPEKRLLSVHGMTTDRLGRLWVIDDGKRKGHDIPEGGAKVVGIDPRTNEVFASVTLKPPVLRPDSHMNDLRVDLGHGAKGTAYVADSSFGTSPALVVVDLASGRQRRVLATHPSTQPDPGFLTMLEGRALTYDAKHPTFPVGGVDGVALGEGGRRLYYSPLSSHRLYSIPTDVLANPAASDVQLAANVRDEGEKGAADGLAEDAQGRLYTTDFEHDAILRRSPDGTFERLAYDPRFIWPDGIFVDARYVYVTLGQWNRLPDFNGGKDRREPPYLLVRIPKEPPPTVRSPAG; from the coding sequence GTGAGGTGGCCCGCCCGCCGGGAGGGGTGGGCGCTGGGGGCGGAGGTGCACACGATGACGCAGGGGGGCAGGGCGCGTCCGGTCTTCCCTGTGTCCACGCTCACCCCCAACCCCGCGAAGGAGCCTCCCGTGCCCTGGTTCGCCACCTCCCTGGTCCCGATGGTCGCCGTGCTCGCGGGGGTGGCGGGAGGCCCGGCCCACGCCCAGCCCGACGCCACCGACCCTGGGACGGCGCCCGCGGGCTCCGTGGAGGTGCTGGCGCGGATGGAGGGGCCGGGCCCGTCCGGCATCGCGGTGACGCCGGAGGGCCGCGTCTTCGTGGGCTTCCCTCGGCATGCGGACGACCACGCGAGCGCCACCCTGGCGGAGCTGAAGGACGGGCGGCTCGTGCCCTATCCGTCCGAGGCCATGAGCCTGCCGTCGGACGCGCCTCCGGAGAAGCGCCTGCTGTCGGTGCACGGCATGACGACGGACCGCCTGGGCCGCCTGTGGGTCATCGACGATGGCAAGCGCAAGGGCCACGACATCCCGGAGGGCGGCGCGAAGGTCGTCGGCATCGACCCTCGGACCAACGAGGTCTTCGCCAGCGTGACGTTGAAGCCGCCCGTGCTGCGCCCCGACAGCCACATGAACGACCTGCGCGTGGACCTGGGGCACGGCGCGAAGGGAACGGCCTACGTGGCCGACTCCTCCTTCGGCACCTCGCCCGCGCTCGTGGTGGTGGACCTGGCCTCCGGCAGGCAGCGGCGCGTCCTGGCCACGCACCCGTCCACCCAGCCCGACCCGGGCTTCCTCACGATGCTGGAGGGGCGCGCGCTCACCTACGACGCGAAGCACCCCACGTTCCCCGTGGGCGGCGTGGACGGGGTCGCGCTGGGCGAGGGTGGGCGGCGGCTGTACTACTCGCCCCTGAGCAGCCACCGCCTCTACAGCATCCCCACGGACGTGCTGGCGAACCCCGCCGCCTCCGACGTGCAGCTGGCCGCCAACGTGCGCGACGAGGGGGAGAAGGGCGCCGCGGACGGCCTGGCGGAGGACGCGCAGGGCCGCCTCTACACCACCGACTTCGAGCACGACGCCATCCTGCGCCGCTCGCCGGACGGCACCTTCGAGCGGCTGGCGTACGACCCGCGCTTCATCTGGCCCGACGGCATCTTCGTCGACGCCCGCTATGTCTACGTGACGCTGGGCCAGTGGAACCGGCTGCCGGACTTCAACGGCGGGAAGGACCGACGCGAGCCTCCCTACCTGCTGGTGCGCATCCCCAAGGAGCCCCCTCCCACGGTGCGCTCGCCCGCGGGGTAG